Proteins found in one Sorghum bicolor cultivar BTx623 chromosome 1, Sorghum_bicolor_NCBIv3, whole genome shotgun sequence genomic segment:
- the LOC110432274 gene encoding uncharacterized protein LOC110432274, with protein sequence MRILSYGMAADMTDEYVRIGESTALDSVRHFVRAVVELFGDEYLRHPNEADTARLLAMGAKKGFPGMLGSIDCMHWAWKNYPYEKQDGIYPPWATLIQSISRPVGNKRQYFAKAQEAARKMVERAFGVLQSRFAIVRGGARFWDIDTLAVIMRACVIMHNMIVEDEGFVVDHNEEFENQGDNVEIVN encoded by the exons GCGTATACTGAGTTATGGAATGGCTGCTGATATGACAGATGAGTACGTACGCATTGGTGAAAGTACAGCGCTCGATAGCGTGCGTCACTTTGTTCGTGCAGTTGTTGAATTGTTTGGAGATGAATACCTCCGACATCCCAATGAGGCGGACACAGCACGCTTGCTTGCAATGGGTGCGAAAAAAGGATTTCCAGGAATGCTAGGGTCTATTGATTGTATGCATTGGGCGTGGAAGAATTATCCATATGAGAAACAGG ATGGCATCTACCCCCCTTGGGCTACTTTAATCCAGTCTATCAGTCGGCCTGTGGGCAACAAGAGGCAATACTTTGCCAAAGCGCAAGAAGCAGCACGGAAGATGGTGGAGAGGGCTTTCGGCGTTCTACAATCTAGGTTCGCCATTGTTCGTGGTGGGGCACGGTTTTGGGACATTGATACATTAGCAGTAATCATGAGGGCTTGTGTTATCATGCATAATATGATCGTCGAAGATGAAGGATTCGTGGTAGACCATAACGAGGAATTTGAAAATCAGGGTGACAATGTGGAGATAG TCAACTAA